tttcatcctccgatatcttccatcttcatgctacgtctcttaaagttttctgcttcgttgtcttaataggttcctttactgatgctgttgccgaagaagagagggtaaatactagaacgaacctccttgttaacctttcccttgaccatggttctctgttttgggctacccccgagaggacccgccagattgtcagatttcaggatcgcgcctctcaaactcgcgacttccttaacttctgtaccaagaccctgtctatggtttacaactccatgtttcctcggaacgttcaaccaaaaactcttcctgagttaatggagaaattcaaggatgcccacaggatccatgattttgtcagagctcaacttgtagctggcgccagatttgcccttatcatgcttcagatttgccactcgaagcttgacctgacccaagttgttgcgaaagttcatgagaaggtaaggcgccgaagagttggtgtcgaccgaattaacaagaagatttcgcctatagccgaagaaatgattgaagaccttcttcggatggatgccgacttttttgcagatggtcattatgctgattttcttggcgctgctcctgaagaaaatagaattacccttgatgatatattgaatcatgactgattattttcctctggtagataactcttctttgtaacccactaTTGTGATTTATATTGTGAAACAAATCATCATATTTCtgtatttgtctagcccccgagtgttttggtggctattttctgtatttgtgtattgcgaggttttgaaccaaggcatttattcaatatgCAGTGTTAGCGaaaatcagcccccgagcttttttgttaagtactattttgtatctgtattgactcgcgaggtattttaataccaaggcggggcttttcttttttcgaagaactatattgaaattcgtcgtgtCAGAAACTTTGAGCGTGTCGATGAAGAAAAGGCATACtgatactatctttattatattgcagcaccgcgagcccgcctcattaaaaacctttcccggccccactcggtgccccgaaaaaggaaaagagtgcgtctgaaaactcgcgggcgtttcagtacattgaggttttacaaggactatttttcagctctaggcgtagaaccgcctgagttgcgccacgttccaggggttttgctcctccactcctgtcttcttgtcctttatcctgtatgctcctcctccgattacttccgtgacaatgtaagggccaagccatggtgactcgagtttttcatgacttttttgcgtgagccgaagaactaggtctcccacctgaaaagatcttggccgcaaacgtcgactgtggtaattcttcaagtcctgttggtatttggttacccttgatagtacttcatcccgagcttcgtcgagtgcgtcgacgtcgtcttgcaATGCTATCttagaagtttcttcattatactctgtgactctgggggagtcgtgctctatttctattggcagtactgcctctgctccatggaccaggaaaaacggggtctcctgtgtcgccgtatttggtgttgttcggatgctccacaacacacttggtagttcttctggccaggtatgccgagctttttctagtggtcctagcaggcgtttcttgatgccattgcaaatgatgccattggctttctcgacttgcccattggtttgaggatgtgcaactgatgcaaagtgcaatttgatacccacttctttgcaataatctttgaattcgtgggatgtgaagttactgccattgtctgtgacgatgctgtggggcactccaaatctgaagacgaggccttttatgaattttactgcggacgcTCCGtcgggtgaatttatcggcttcgcttctacccactttgtaaatttgtcgacagctactagcatatactcctttcctcctggccaggatttgtgtaacttgcccaccatatcaagtccccattgggcaaagggccacgacaatggtattggtgttagttctgctgctggagagtgaggttttgcggcaaacctttgacacgcgtcgcacgttcttactatttccttggcgtcctcgattgctgtcaaccagtagaatcctgcccgaaaaaccttggctgcaatagctcgactacttgcgtggtggccacatattccttcgtgtacatccttcagaattattcttccttcttcgggtgtgacacacctttgcaggatgcctgaaatacttcgtttgtacaattctcctttgatcaccgtgaaagctttggagcgtcgaattactcgccttgcctcaactggatcatcgggtatttctttcctgaggatgtatgatatatatgtctgcatccatggtatttgtATCATCATgatcaggtcctgatcttcttcttcttcttgctcctccttagtagcccccgagggtttcttctccttcttttttgattttgtcgatttagtagatctctctgttatctcttcccaaaatacacctggcggaactacaaggcattgcgacccgatgtttgcaagaacgtcggcttcgttgttgctcaatctgctaatatgatttacttcgcatccatcgaacaacttctcgagctcgttgtacacctccttgtatgccatcatgctgtcattgactgcgtcacattggttcataacttgctgagccactaattgtgagtcgccaaagatttttagtcgagttgcaccgcaagctttcgccatcttcatcccgtgtatgagagcttcatattctgcttcgttattggatgcgttagggaacgtcatccgaaggacatattttaacttgtcgccttcaggtgatataagtactactccagcgccagctccttcaagtctcttggacccatcaaagttcatggtccatgttctcgacaagtctgggggtcctgtgttttgcagctccatccactctgcaatgaagtctggcagaacttgcgacttgattgcttttcttttttcatacgtgatgtcccgaggggaaagttctattccccaaagggagacatgacccgtagcttctggattgtttagtatatttgacaagggagcttcattgactactatgatcgggtgtgccaaaaaatagtggcgcaattttcgtgctgttgtgaacactccatatgctagcttttggtactgagggtacctttgttttgagggcgacaaaacttcgctcacgaagtatactggcctctgcactccatggattttcctttcttcttctctttcgacaactagcaccgtgctaatcacttggggtgtggctgcaatatacagcaggagaggttccttttcctttggcgccaccaaaattggtggtgtcgaaattgtgcgcttcaaatcctcgaaagctctgtcggcctcttcgttccattggaatttatctccttgctttatcaaagcgtaaaatggtaacgctttttctcccagcctggcgacgaatctgctcaaagctgcgattcgcccagttagctgctgtatctctttcaactttgttggcttcctcattgttactatagcttgtattttgtcgggatttgcttcaatccctcttgctgaaactagaaaccccagaagttctcctgctgggacgccaaaagaacacttcgtcgggttcagcttgaggcagaatttgtcgaggttgtcaaaagtttccttgagatcctcgatcagcgttgcccccttttttgacgttatgacgacatcatcgatgtatacttgcatgtttttcccaatctgtgtcgccaaacatttctgcatcatcctctgatatgttgctcccgcattttttagaccaaagggcattgttctgtagcaaaacacgccgtatggtgtaataaacgcggtctttacttcatcttcttcttttaatctgatctagttgtaaccagaatatgcgtccaggaaggaaagacgttcgcatccagccgtggaatcgataatttgatcgatcctcgggaggggaaagtgatcctttggacaatgtttattgagacatgtaaagtcgacgcacatgcgaaggactgtcgtgtgtttcttcggcaccatcactgggttagctacccatgtggcttctgtagatatctctttgataaaaccagcatccttgagtcgatttatttctgataacatagatttgcggtttggttccgaaaaacgccgcaagggttgtttgattggtctcgcgagaggatctaaattgaggtggtgctcggcaagttccctgggtactcctggcatgtcagctggacaccatgcgaagattttccagtgctcacggaggaacttgacgagcgcgctttcctatgcgatatccatatttgttgtaatggacgtcgtctttttcgggtctgtcgggtgaatctgcacctccttagaatttttctcggtattgaaagttgattctttatttggccttccaacatctggtagcacgtcgtagtcagtcatactttttgacgccaaatactcagcttgcatcccgaaagtttctgatagtcgatgaaaatccttgtcgcatttatcggccagagcgaagcttcctttgactgtgattggtccccttggtccaggcaatctccataacaggtatgtatagtgtggcaccgccataaatctagcatatgctggtcgtcccaacaaagcgtggtactgcgacggaaaatccacgacttcaaattccagcctctcgattctataatctctcgggttccaaactgaatgtCGAGAttaatttttcccaatggataatttggcttctctggtgtgatcccgtggaaccttgtgtctgttggcttcaggttcgctaaggatatgttcatcttcctcaatgtgtctgcatacatgaggtttaagctgctgccgccgtctatgaacactcgagagacatcaaatcccgcaataactgctggcagaataagtgctgactgccctggtcgaggaacttgttgcggatgatctgctatggtgaagccaatatcttgccctgaccaattaagatactcgacagttggtggaggcattttttctgccataaacacttgtcgtgagattactttctgagctctatttgacggccttgccttctggatcatcgacaccgctccgtgagagttgggatcaacataaggtggtggtgggggtgctgccgctattctgagctggtgtcgattgtcgtctgtaatcgcgggaggtggtggcaggtgaatctcgctcctgggttcccgatgatttctctgtgctgctcgagcgttagcgtgataccttaacattgcctggaaattgcgacaatctttctgtaggtgtcctgactgtctttttccgttgctgtcgaggaaaaaatgcatctggcaaggtccgttcatcatttcttcttgggacacgaaaggcctcgggaacctgggcccactattttgtctgttgttgcgagaatcgtccctgttatcgcctcgctgctcactgcttctctgataatcatctctgttgtttcctcctgtgtttgcccgaaaacctgccgaaatttgtcctggagcgtcatagttctggtactgccgaggaaatcgtcgtctcggttgatagtttcggccacggtcctcctctggcgacctgtgccgtttgttgtggacagcgtcttctccatctgcccatctgtttgctatttccattaatgcggatactgtctttggattggtccttcccaagtcctcgacaaaatctccacgcctgattcctgcgacaaacgcatctattgctctctcgtcagatatattttctgccgagtttttgatgatattccacctttggatgtactttctcattggctcatctggcttttgtcgacatgctcttaactcctctaacgacgcaggttttttgcacgtggatctgaagtttttgacgaacacgtcctcgaaactttcccagctgtcgatagatcctggagtgagtttctttatccaagatcgtgcagctccactcaaatgcacctggatgctttgcatagctgttgccctggttcctcctgtgagcttcactgtctcgagataatcaactagccaatcctctggatcttgaaggccgtcgaacttcttaaagttgtcgggtaacttgaatcctgaagggactcgagtttttcggactctcctcgtgaagcatggcaagccgcacatatcttcgtcgttaagctccgaagattgccgatgatcccttctgctttgccgcgctctatcgacccttgcttgtgctgtcgtgtctcttgctccgcttggtccttcaggggctgccgccgttgctgctgcaggtcgtggactattttgtcttgccgctccttcgggaggcgttgatacaaatgctgtccccatagctccaacccctgctatcgccatattgtatagtgtttcccttgggtcacctggaggtggtttagatgcaaggataaaggcttgtgtcgccatatacccagcttctggtgtcttggggataatgttccctcttgtatctatcgacataaaggacatgtcgaggttttgaaccaagtgctctctttcagcttcgggtatgtgttgtaaccttgaccttcctctgttccgagcctccctgtggctatcacccgaagttctagattgtcgacttagatctgcccttctcctgctggatgcagaagctgcctcctttcttctgtttaactcggctgtctgtttttccaattctctggcagctcgtgcgagtctatattgatatgcttgtaattcctctggtgtggccgtggtagccattggttctgtaccgttcatagctctcgcggctctgtcccacgctgtttgtgaaagttgaactctgtctcgcggctctggtccgacgtatttgttgcccaggccttgtcgcagattggagggatcgatgtatggatttccgagatcgtcgaaagcctcagatgtttcctcctgatcctcaattgcataaatctgatgatattttgtattcagatctatgttgggtttggtgacatcatcgttgagattgatgaagaccttgcccactgtgatagatttgtcgatgaagtcgtaactgtcgacatcgcttgagccatcgcttatatatgagtccgcagatgactcaaacgacatgtcgttgaagatcttggcgagtttctctcttgttctggtgctgacgtagcgtgtcgatgaagtttcttcttctcctgactcggttgacgatgtatagcttgaaaaatcggaaccgaccgccgacgatcccgacgaaatcggaatttcgacgcgatacgatccttctttctcgacgcgaaaatgaaactttccgaacgtcatctccataggctccgccaggtacgcatatgcatccaaacgggagggtgggtgaggaacaaaatcgacaagaccagcagcgatctgtttacctcgatccattatgttgcttgcggttgatgatgtcgaagatcttgaacgtgccatcgagatcagatccttacgcctctagttcccacagacggcgccaattgacaaggtatcaacttgtcaatgcctatggattgtaggctagggtttaattgaaagtagagggcaagtagatctcgaaggtttcagccgaaaagtactcgacgattgtgaaaactgggGTTtgtgacaatgattcgatgatctcttcgtccctcgactccccctttatataggaggcggagccgagggtttcgttttgtacaagttacagagtccgggacagtttctaactcatcccgccaaattacaaataacactttctATTAcagctctaactttccttaatatatcttgggcttccgaatcttcttattcttcgggtattgggctttcagtaaaccccgggtactatctccggcaggcccatttgggatgcctatgtcaatatgCCTAAGCTAAGGAATGCGTGGGCACTACTGCAGAAAAGCTCATAGCCGCCAGATGTTTAGTGACAAGCAAAACTGTGTCTATCACTAGTAAGTATTACTAGCGACAGACAAGGCCTGTCACTAGTGCAAAATTCTAGTGACAGGTGTATAGAAGTGATTGTCACTACTAATTTTTGTGGAGACCGGCTGAATGAAAAAATTACTTAGCGTACGTCCAGGAGTTCGACACCTGCAATGGCCTCATTCTCTGCCTCGCCTACATGGCCCCTTCCACTACAGGAATCGACGTAgacgccgacggccggctgccctcggcgtagccacgcctggccctcggcgtaggctacgccgacggcagccctcggcatagcgCCTCGGCGTTCAGGTCCCTCGGCACCTGTCATCGTGCCGTCGGCGTAGggccggccgtcggcgtatgccGCCTATACCGACGGTGCGACTTCCCCTCGGCGTAGCTGCCCTCGGCGTTTGGCCACGGCCGGCCGTCGCCGTTAACGGTGCTCCATCAGACGCCGACGGCCTTGCCCTCGGCATAGCCACGCGATCTGGGCGCCGTGGGGCGACGTGGCGCATCGCGAGGCTGCCACGTACGGCGTCTACGCCGACGGCCCGGCCCTCGGCGTCTGCATGGCCCATGCAGTGGACACGCGGCACGCTGGGTGGTGCTGCCAGGTGGGGggtctacgccgacggcaataCCGTCGGCATAGCCCTGACCATATGGTCGCAGCAGgggtctatgccgacggcattgccctcggcgtagacctgcccaaatttttttttttgttttcagcTGTTTAATTTGCACCGTTACAGCAGTTTAGTTTGCATAATACTACAGTTCACACATACAAATTCATCCAAATtcaccataattcacataaatagcatgaaatccacatagtagcatacatggtgcacataatagcataaaagaggagagtgccatgtcatccaaatacatagtagtagcaagcaaaccctagttctaagctgactagcggaggaaggaaccgggcggggtgtgtccgcccacatcgttggcgaaacgagcagcccggggttgcgctccggtagaagctgcagaagaaccacctggagaaggaccggtGGTACGCCtaggagaagtcgacggagaggcaccgggagtagtcccaggagtagtcgacggagaggcactaGCAGAACGCCTAGGAGACcgaccaccttcatgaaccggtgtgacctcgcgcccacccggcgatgcctggttcccggaccatcccgttccctacatgttccctacatgttagcaacttgcgaggcaaagacaagtggtaactaccggtttggcaaagaacttacctccggtgtggatccgtagtaagtcgcagcgaaagctgccctcgatggcatgataggcatgtcccccgccacggtaactcgagccggtggcggtgtaccagtagacatagagatcatcatttcctgcaagataggttacaagttaggctttgcagaaataaagcatcaaactgagacttgtcatctacttgcgcgagaagaaagattcagacttactcctatatacgccatgtaggccgtattctgcctattccactgggcagcggcctgctgatacgcttcattgcaggcttcgaaggccgcctcgaactcaggctacaatttcagaaacaataaatctcgtaaacacttagccatgtaggaagaaaaaccggaaagaggatgaaaatgaggaaaacttacatcgtaggcgggtggacgagcaggccgtggacgaggctgggggctgtcggcggtgagggtatgcttgagacgcgtgtagctcgtggagtgggtaggcttgaccgccttattcagaaaggggaaacggccatgcggacgcccgtgccccgacaggaccaacgactcctcgtcgaccggaatgctcaaggggtcatccacctcggggtgacgagacttgaccatgtcgcagtagtcctccttggcggccttggcattgccgtagtactgtggctgaggcaatgcgggattcggcttctgcttcgtccgcatcatgtcatatatctgggcatcatgaaggaccaccccaggtggtgcctcggccacctgcatcgcgaaaacaaaagttaagcgtaccacaaatgagacatggcgggaaatgaatgaaggtcgttccatgtatatacatacctttttccccttgaagcgggtgtagtcgcggtttcccgcgcagtgtgtgccaccggtgcctcggttctccatgttacgcctcgacacggctgcaaactcctcgtcctgcctgagccacctcgccctaatcagctcctcccatgcctccctatgctgctcggcccactcgggacaaacctgaaaacgcaatactcagctcaagataattcaatgaaaacttagcagcaatgtagaatctcattgacattttactcaccgacatgtactcctcaatgggcattgcccattcctccgtaggctggttaccaacatagtactccttcttgaccctcttacccttgttagcccagaaggcactagcgctggtgaacttttggttgtaccactgctgcggtgtcaacctctcgcaaGCGCCACGCAAAGTGAGACGCGCCTACGTATCATGCTCCGGGTCCACACGATAgaagcacttcaatcatgcataaatcagttgtgaaagtcatgagttagcacattagggtcatcaactatgaacggtgctcgagaaatatatgccttacccagaacttggtggtcacagcctcagcagctgtcgcgaagcctacggcaggggcatcctcatagtccgcccaagtagtggctagcttcgtcgggccaccggggaccgtgctaaggggagtgtatctgccgggccagaacttcttaatcagagccccaagcaagctgttaggcatgcggggggcttggcatcccatgtccgattctttgcaaataaatcacacattagtacacatgccaaattgtttattatgcccaagatgaaaatacatgttcgaaatttctgaagtagtacacttactcatcgctcgaaggaatgataagggccttGTCATCATGGGTCTTCGGCTCCTTCCTCGCATCGGGGACTCTAGCTTCTCCACGAAGCTTCAAGGGCTTCGGCGCACCTTCACCCTCCATGacctccaactcagccctagagtccgactcgtgtgtagactccgtctccatctccacctccccactaGACGGACCCTCAAGGTACAACTTAGGAGCCACGTCGCCAGAAGCGGAGGGTGGCTCGTCAAAGTCCATGTGTACCCcgccgccacctcgtcctccacctcgtcctcctcgtcctcgtcctcgacctccacctcgtcctcctcgtcctcgtcctccatcggtaccatcggcgtaacgcggattttgcaccggggctcgatcactccgtctaggcactctaggaatattcctcttcacctgcgccagcgtcttaagcaagctctcagagtctgccttgccgctgctcatattgttcagtcacctgcattgagaagaataaaacagttaagcacaaagacatattatatgaagatactaagaataaaaggcataatgcaattaagaagcatgttgacataataaaatgaagatactaagaataaaaggcacaatgcaattaagaagcatgttgacataataaaatgaagatactaagaataaaaggcacaatgcaattaagaagcatgttgacaaataaatactaagaataaaagaccctcaccagccatcatcgctctcacgctcactctcatactccatctctttctctttctctttctctggcccactatcactatcactatcttgtgagtacaaagttgaagggtcgacgggtggaggctcatcataattgtcattcgcctcaagtaacttctcgagcatagatatgtcctttagatccaccactgactcaccacgagtttctgcatcgttcccgaggtcctcttgaacaaacggttctaaaatatattccccgaagtcctgttcctcttgatagaaaatcccctcgtatgtcacggggtcaatgttgttgtaatcatcctcagagggaatcggtaggttaccatgtggcgatacctggaagacgacttcccaacccttgagttccgctttctggcatgggtagggaaaataataaacttgcttggcttggtgagccacaacaaagacatcggctccgctataggtggttgaaggcttaacttcaactaacccaatggacttatcacttctctgtccacctattgggtcgaaccaatgacacttgaacacgacgatattgagttgcacgttcgtatgattgaatgtcaactcgtatacactttgtaaccttccgtagtaatcaaagttgttggctcctttggtgaagaccccagtatttatcgttttgggatttgcccggcccttctggtgcgtctctgtgtggaagcgaaacccattcacatcatacttctcatacttggtcacctcacggctacaaccttgggaaacacatttcaactcatctatcatatcaacgtttctctcacggccctacaagaacatttcaaatttgttgtgtgcattagttacgttggatcgaagttcttccatgccttaaggcggtgttttgtatcgaagttcttccatgccgtaccatcggatggatgtcccatcttcaacttcttgttttcgtccacgaatctcttcccatacttgtgccacgtcatctgtttggctgtctcctcgtgcatgtaaagccgctggattctttttatgaatgggagatatcgaagaatcgactttgcggtgcttgactgcctcacctgaccatcctttcccgttacctcttcatacctagactgcttacagatgggacagtactt
This region of Lolium perenne isolate Kyuss_39 chromosome 2, Kyuss_2.0, whole genome shotgun sequence genomic DNA includes:
- the LOC127329723 gene encoding uncharacterized protein, with product MRTKQKPNPALPQPQYYGNAKAAKEDYCDMVKSRHPEVDDPLSIPVDEESLVLSGHGRPHGRFPFLNKAVKPTHSTSYTRLKHTLTADSPQPRPRPARPPAYDPEFEAAFEACNEAYQQAAAQWNRQNTAYMAYIGEMMISMSTGTPPPARVTVAGDMPIMPSRAAFAATYYGSTPEGTGWSGNQASPGGREVTPVHEGGR